Proteins co-encoded in one Corynebacterium tuberculostearicum genomic window:
- a CDS encoding malonyl-CoA-ACP transacylase: MIVKLLSGLLATIMGFFGLGTPAQEAAPAQEQEQVAVAEQGNTDDVQALIDAAHSEAGYEFISVRYEGDTANIALNPETYNPDKDGDTFEAISQLLQEKGYQVTAVL; the protein is encoded by the coding sequence ATGATTGTTAAGCTTTTGAGCGGCCTGCTTGCCACTATTATGGGATTCTTCGGCCTGGGCACCCCGGCACAGGAGGCTGCGCCGGCACAAGAGCAGGAGCAGGTTGCTGTTGCTGAGCAGGGCAACACCGACGATGTGCAGGCTCTTATCGACGCCGCCCATTCCGAAGCCGGCTACGAGTTCATCAGCGTCCGCTACGAGGGCGACACCGCCAATATTGCCCTGAACCCGGAGACCTACAACCCGGACAAGGACGGCGATACTTTTGAGGCAATTTCCCAGCTCCTGCAGGAAAAGGGCTACCAGGTCACTGCCGTTCTTTAA